In Streptomyces sp. NBC_00483, a single window of DNA contains:
- the ftsH gene encoding ATP-dependent zinc metalloprotease FtsH produces MDVKRYFRGPVMWIVLAVLAVVVLMQVVGSSGGYKTVDTGQVIQAINDNKVESAKLTTGDESTIKVELKDGQKVDGSTKIQASYIGDQGVDVAKNLQAKFEDKQIPDGYTVSPSKQNPFVGILLSLLPFVLIVVVFLFLMNQMQGGGSRVMQFGKSKAKLITKDTPKTTFSDVAGSDEAVEELHEIKEFLQEPAKFQAVGAKIPKGVLLYGPPGTGKTLLARAVAGEAGVPFYSISGSDFVEMFVGVGASRVRDLFEQAKANAPAIVFVDEIDAVGRHRGAGLGGGHDEREQTLNQLLVEMDGFDVKGGVILIAATNRPDILDPALLRPGRFDRQIAVDRPDMQGRLEILKVHQKGKPVAPDVDLSAVARRTPGFTGADLSNVLNEAALLTARSNRKLIDNLMLDEAIDRVVAGPQKRTRIMSDKEKKITAYHEGGHALVAAASPNSDPVHKITILSRGRALGYTMVLPEEDKYSTTRNEMLDQLAYMLGGRAAEELVFHDPTTGAANDIEKATGTARAMVTQYGMTERLGAIKFGGDNSEPFLGREMGHQRDYSEEVAALVDEEVKKLIETAHNEAWEILVENRDVLDNLVLALLEKETLNKEQIAEIFAPIVKRPARPAWTGSNRRTPSTRPPVLSPKELSLTNGANGTAPAIESTTPVDTVKEERPES; encoded by the coding sequence ATGGACGTGAAGCGATACTTCCGTGGGCCGGTCATGTGGATCGTGCTGGCCGTCCTTGCCGTGGTCGTGTTGATGCAGGTCGTCGGTTCGTCCGGCGGCTACAAGACGGTGGACACCGGCCAGGTAATTCAGGCCATCAACGACAACAAGGTGGAGTCGGCCAAGCTGACCACCGGCGATGAGAGCACGATCAAGGTCGAGCTGAAGGACGGCCAGAAGGTCGACGGCTCGACCAAGATCCAGGCCAGCTACATCGGCGACCAGGGCGTCGACGTGGCCAAGAATCTCCAGGCCAAGTTCGAGGACAAGCAGATTCCGGACGGGTACACCGTCTCGCCGTCGAAGCAGAACCCCTTCGTGGGCATCCTGCTCTCGCTGCTGCCCTTCGTTCTCATCGTCGTCGTGTTCTTGTTCCTGATGAACCAGATGCAGGGCGGCGGCTCCCGAGTCATGCAGTTCGGGAAGTCCAAGGCCAAGCTCATCACCAAGGACACCCCCAAGACGACGTTCTCCGACGTCGCCGGCAGCGACGAGGCCGTCGAGGAGCTCCACGAGATCAAGGAGTTCCTCCAGGAACCGGCCAAGTTCCAGGCTGTCGGCGCCAAGATTCCCAAGGGCGTACTCCTGTACGGCCCGCCCGGAACGGGCAAGACCCTGCTCGCGCGCGCTGTCGCGGGTGAGGCGGGCGTCCCGTTCTACTCGATCTCCGGTTCCGACTTCGTCGAGATGTTCGTCGGTGTCGGTGCCTCCCGTGTCCGTGACCTCTTCGAGCAGGCCAAGGCGAACGCTCCGGCGATCGTCTTCGTCGACGAGATCGACGCGGTCGGCCGGCACCGTGGTGCCGGACTCGGCGGTGGACACGACGAGCGCGAGCAGACGCTCAACCAGCTGCTCGTCGAGATGGACGGCTTCGACGTGAAGGGCGGCGTCATCCTGATCGCCGCCACGAACCGGCCCGACATCCTCGACCCGGCGCTGCTGCGTCCCGGCCGTTTCGACCGCCAGATCGCGGTCGACCGTCCGGACATGCAGGGCCGTCTGGAGATCCTCAAGGTTCACCAGAAGGGCAAGCCGGTCGCTCCGGACGTCGACCTGTCGGCCGTCGCCCGCCGTACGCCGGGCTTCACCGGTGCCGATCTCTCCAACGTGTTGAACGAGGCCGCGCTCCTTACGGCCCGCTCGAACCGGAAGCTGATCGACAACCTCATGCTCGACGAGGCGATCGACCGTGTGGTCGCGGGCCCGCAGAAGCGGACCCGGATCATGTCGGACAAGGAAAAGAAGATCACCGCGTACCACGAGGGCGGTCACGCCCTGGTCGCGGCGGCCTCGCCGAACTCCGACCCGGTCCACAAGATCACGATCCTGTCCCGCGGCCGCGCGCTCGGGTACACGATGGTGCTCCCGGAGGAGGACAAGTACTCGACCACGCGCAACGAGATGCTTGACCAGCTCGCCTACATGCTGGGCGGGCGCGCGGCCGAGGAGCTCGTCTTCCACGACCCGACGACGGGCGCTGCGAACGACATCGAGAAGGCCACAGGTACGGCCCGCGCGATGGTCACGCAGTACGGCATGACGGAGCGGCTCGGCGCGATCAAGTTCGGCGGCGACAACTCGGAGCCCTTCCTGGGCCGCGAGATGGGTCACCAGCGCGACTACTCGGAAGAGGTCGCCGCGCTCGTCGACGAAGAGGTCAAGAAGCTCATCGAGACGGCGCACAACGAGGCCTGGGAGATCCTCGTCGAGAACCGCGACGTTCTCGACAACCTGGTCCTCGCGCTGCTCGAGAAGGAGACGCTGAACAAGGAGCAGATCGCAGAGATCTTCGCTCCGATCGTGAAGCGCCCGGCCCGCCCCGCGTGGACCGGCTCCAACCGCCGCACCCCCTCGACCCGCCCGCCGGTGCTCTCCCCCAAGGAGCTCTCACTGACGAACGGGGCGAACGGAACGGCGCCCGCCATCGAGTCCACCACCCCGGTGGACACGGTGAAGGAAGAGCGCCCCGAGAGCTGA
- the hpt gene encoding hypoxanthine phosphoribosyltransferase, whose protein sequence is MRVDAKDMGTDLQSVLITKEEIDAKLAELAAKVDAEYAGKDLLIVGVLKGAVMVMADLARALSTPLTMDWMAVSSYGSGTQSSGVVRILKDLDTDIKDKHVLIVEDIIDSGLTLSWLLTNLGSREPASLEVCTLLRKPEAAKVDIDVKWVGFDIPNEFVVGYGLDYAEKYRNLPFVGTLAPHVYGG, encoded by the coding sequence ATGCGGGTGGACGCGAAAGACATGGGCACCGACCTTCAGTCGGTGCTCATCACCAAGGAAGAGATCGACGCGAAGCTGGCCGAGCTGGCCGCGAAGGTCGACGCGGAGTACGCGGGCAAGGACCTGCTGATCGTCGGGGTGCTCAAGGGCGCCGTGATGGTCATGGCGGACCTGGCTCGCGCCCTGTCCACCCCGCTCACCATGGACTGGATGGCGGTGTCCTCGTACGGCTCGGGCACCCAGTCCTCCGGCGTCGTGCGGATCCTCAAGGACCTCGACACCGACATCAAGGACAAGCACGTCCTGATCGTCGAGGACATCATCGACTCCGGTCTGACGCTGTCCTGGCTGCTCACCAACCTCGGCTCGCGCGAGCCCGCCTCCCTCGAGGTGTGCACGCTGCTGCGCAAGCCGGAGGCGGCCAAGGTCGACATCGACGTGAAGTGGGTCGGCTTCGACATCCCGAACGAGTTCGTGGTCGGTTACGGCCTGGACTACGCGGAGAAGTACCGGAACCTGCCGTTCGTCGGCACCCTCGCGCCGCACGTCTACGGCGGCTGA
- the tilS gene encoding tRNA lysidine(34) synthetase TilS, with translation MGPHPAVAAIRLAVRRVLHDILNDSHPDAEPVVLVACSGGADSMALASALAFEAPKLGIRAGGITVDHGLQPGSDARAEDVVLRLAALGLKPVESVAVDVGRDGGPEAAARDARYAALDAAAETHGAAAVLLGHTRDDQAETVLLGLARGSGIRSLSGMAAMSGTGGRYRRPFLTLDRQTARKACLVQHLPVWDDPHNTDPAYTRSRLRHEGLPALEKALGKGVVEALARTAQLSRDDADALDTWARDAAESVRDAAGLLECAKLYALPPAVRRRILRRTAIEAGAPAGALFARHIEEVDRLITGWRGQGEINLPGKVLAQRQGGRLVIRQG, from the coding sequence ATGGGTCCCCATCCTGCGGTCGCGGCGATACGCCTGGCGGTCCGCCGCGTCCTCCACGACATCCTCAACGACTCCCATCCGGATGCCGAGCCCGTGGTGCTCGTCGCCTGCTCCGGCGGAGCCGACTCCATGGCCCTCGCCTCCGCCCTCGCCTTCGAGGCCCCCAAACTCGGCATCCGCGCCGGTGGCATCACCGTCGACCACGGCCTGCAGCCCGGCTCCGACGCCCGCGCCGAGGACGTCGTTCTGCGCCTGGCCGCCCTCGGCCTGAAGCCCGTCGAGTCCGTCGCCGTCGACGTGGGCCGTGACGGAGGCCCCGAAGCGGCCGCCCGCGACGCCCGCTACGCCGCCCTCGACGCCGCCGCGGAGACCCACGGCGCCGCCGCCGTCCTGCTCGGCCACACCCGCGACGACCAGGCCGAGACGGTCCTGCTCGGTCTCGCCCGCGGCTCCGGCATCCGCTCCCTGTCCGGGATGGCCGCCATGTCGGGGACCGGCGGCCGCTACCGACGCCCCTTCCTCACGCTCGACCGGCAGACCGCCCGCAAGGCCTGCCTCGTCCAGCACCTGCCCGTCTGGGACGACCCGCACAACACCGACCCGGCGTACACCAGGTCCAGGCTCCGGCACGAGGGCCTGCCCGCCCTGGAGAAGGCGCTCGGCAAGGGCGTCGTCGAGGCTCTCGCCCGTACGGCCCAGCTGTCGCGCGACGACGCCGACGCGCTCGACACCTGGGCCCGTGACGCCGCCGAGTCCGTACGGGACGCGGCCGGACTCCTCGAATGCGCCAAGCTCTACGCTCTGCCGCCCGCCGTGCGCCGCAGAATCCTGCGCAGGACGGCCATCGAGGCGGGCGCCCCCGCCGGTGCGCTGTTCGCCCGGCACATCGAGGAGGTCGACCGCCTGATCACGGGGTGGCGGGGCCAGGGAGAGATCAATCTGCCGGGCAAAGTTCTCGCTCAGCGGCAGGGTGGCAGACTGGTCATCCGGCAAGGCTGA
- a CDS encoding zinc-dependent metalloprotease has translation MTSLGGAASSGMVDWNLAVATATRLVRPGPEISRDEARAVVAELRRHAKASEEHVRAYTRMATDSDHDTPVLVVDRPGWVKANVAGFREVLRPLLDKMNERRGSGPGPAMLGAVGGKVTGVELGMLLSFLSSRVLGQYETFAPATRDLPAAPNGGGRLLLVAPNIVHVERELDVEPHDFRLWVCLHEETHRTQFTAVPWLRDHLEGEIQSFLEETEVDPTTFLERVREAAQSLAGGRPEGEEDDGGRSLVELVQTPAQREILARLTAVMSLLEGHADYVMDGVGPAVVPSVEEIREKFQQRRQKGASRLDLALRKLLGLDAKLRQYRDGEKFVRAVVDEVGMDGFNRVWTSPNTLPTKAEIAKPADWVARVHNKSDGAHEAP, from the coding sequence ATGACGAGCCTCGGCGGTGCGGCATCTTCGGGAATGGTCGACTGGAATCTCGCGGTGGCGACCGCGACCCGACTTGTACGACCAGGACCGGAGATCAGTCGTGACGAGGCGCGGGCCGTCGTGGCCGAGCTGCGCCGGCACGCCAAGGCCTCCGAGGAGCACGTACGCGCGTACACGCGCATGGCCACCGACTCCGACCACGACACCCCGGTGCTCGTGGTCGACAGGCCCGGCTGGGTGAAGGCCAACGTCGCGGGCTTCCGCGAGGTGCTGCGGCCCCTGCTCGACAAGATGAACGAGCGGCGCGGTTCGGGCCCTGGCCCCGCGATGCTGGGCGCGGTCGGCGGCAAGGTCACGGGTGTCGAACTCGGCATGCTGCTCTCGTTCCTGTCCTCCCGCGTCCTCGGCCAGTACGAGACCTTCGCCCCCGCCACCCGTGACCTGCCCGCCGCGCCGAACGGCGGCGGCAGGCTCCTGCTCGTCGCGCCGAACATCGTGCACGTGGAGCGCGAACTCGACGTGGAACCACACGACTTCAGGCTCTGGGTCTGCCTCCACGAGGAGACGCACCGCACCCAGTTCACGGCCGTGCCCTGGCTGCGCGACCACCTCGAGGGCGAGATCCAGTCATTCCTCGAGGAGACCGAGGTCGACCCGACGACGTTCCTCGAGCGTGTACGGGAGGCCGCCCAGTCGCTCGCAGGCGGGCGCCCCGAGGGCGAGGAGGACGACGGCGGCCGCTCGCTCGTCGAGCTGGTGCAGACCCCGGCGCAGCGCGAGATCCTCGCCCGCCTCACCGCCGTCATGTCGCTGCTCGAAGGGCACGCGGACTACGTGATGGACGGCGTCGGACCGGCCGTCGTGCCGTCCGTCGAGGAGATCCGCGAGAAGTTCCAACAGCGCAGGCAGAAGGGCGCTTCGCGGCTCGACCTGGCCCTGCGCAAGCTGCTCGGCCTCGACGCCAAGCTGCGCCAGTACCGCGACGGCGAGAAGTTCGTACGGGCCGTCGTCGACGAGGTCGGCATGGACGGCTTCAACCGCGTGTGGACGTCTCCCAACACGCTTCCGACGAAGGCGGAGATCGCCAAACCGGCGGACTGGGTCGCGCGGGTGCACAACAAGTCGGACGGCGCTCACGAAGCCCCGTAG
- the dacB gene encoding D-alanyl-D-alanine carboxypeptidase/D-alanyl-D-alanine endopeptidase: MCDRERGWSAVPEPKASQLVKSAAKTVAGSKTKHVTVGATAVGLALAAVVAVAAGPWDASGQRKAEADRAASSEAGGGADHGGAAEAAPRAPVVLAAPGAAVPGPTKSALADVLDPLLKGSALGGHRTAAVVDAVTGKRLYGRSPGDTLTPASTTKLATAVAALSAAGPDHRIATRTALEKGSKKLILVGGGDPTLTAREKNPYGAADLGTLADETAKSLKKRDTTEVTLTYDTSLYSGPDIHPIGPNENLARVTPLMADEARTDDSDSGPATREADPAAAAAKKFADLLGDRGIKTKGDPASGKASAKAEKLAKVSSPPLSALVERMLTHSDNDIAEALARQAAIAAGTSHDFDGAGKAVEKQLGKLRLPLKDTHFADGSGLDRADKVSADLLTGLLAKAADPSRPELRSVLTGLPVAGFTGTLASRYEDAADASGTGLVRAKTGTLTGVNTLAGTVVDADGRLLVFAFMTEGATDPKAAQSGLDRLASSVANCGCR, from the coding sequence ATGTGTGATCGCGAAAGGGGCTGGTCCGCGGTGCCGGAGCCGAAGGCTTCGCAGCTCGTGAAGAGTGCGGCGAAGACTGTTGCCGGATCCAAGACCAAGCACGTCACGGTGGGCGCGACGGCGGTGGGTCTCGCCCTCGCGGCCGTCGTGGCGGTCGCGGCCGGTCCCTGGGACGCTTCGGGTCAGCGTAAGGCCGAGGCCGACCGGGCCGCCTCCTCGGAGGCCGGAGGTGGCGCAGATCACGGCGGTGCGGCCGAGGCGGCGCCGCGCGCTCCCGTGGTGCTGGCGGCCCCCGGCGCGGCCGTGCCGGGCCCCACGAAGAGCGCCCTGGCCGACGTTCTCGACCCGCTCCTGAAGGGCTCCGCGCTGGGCGGCCACCGCACGGCCGCGGTCGTCGACGCCGTCACCGGAAAGAGGCTCTACGGAAGGTCACCGGGCGACACCCTCACCCCGGCGTCCACGACGAAGCTGGCGACGGCGGTGGCGGCCCTCTCGGCCGCGGGCCCCGACCACCGCATCGCCACCCGTACGGCCCTGGAGAAAGGCTCCAAGAAGCTGATTCTTGTGGGCGGCGGCGATCCGACCCTGACCGCCCGCGAGAAGAATCCTTACGGTGCCGCCGACCTGGGCACTCTCGCCGACGAGACCGCCAAGTCGTTGAAGAAGCGGGACACCACCGAGGTGACCCTCACGTACGACACCTCGCTGTACTCCGGTCCCGACATCCACCCCATCGGTCCGAACGAGAACCTCGCCCGGGTCACGCCCCTGATGGCCGACGAGGCCCGCACCGACGACTCCGACAGCGGACCGGCCACGCGCGAGGCCGACCCGGCGGCGGCCGCGGCGAAGAAGTTCGCGGACCTGCTCGGCGACCGCGGCATCAAGACCAAGGGTGACCCGGCCTCCGGCAAGGCGTCCGCCAAGGCGGAGAAGCTCGCGAAGGTGTCCTCGCCGCCGCTCTCCGCGCTCGTCGAGCGGATGCTGACGCACAGCGACAACGACATCGCCGAGGCGCTCGCCCGGCAGGCCGCGATCGCCGCGGGCACGAGCCACGACTTCGACGGCGCGGGCAAGGCCGTCGAGAAGCAGCTCGGAAAGCTCCGGCTGCCGCTCAAGGACACCCATTTCGCCGACGGCAGCGGACTCGACCGCGCCGACAAGGTCTCCGCCGACCTGCTGACCGGCCTGCTCGCCAAGGCCGCCGACCCGTCCCGCCCCGAGCTGCGCTCCGTCCTCACGGGCCTGCCGGTCGCCGGCTTCACGGGAACCCTCGCGAGCCGCTACGAGGACGCCGCCGACGCCTCGGGAACCGGCCTGGTCCGCGCCAAGACCGGCACCCTCACCGGCGTCAACACGCTCGCGGGGACGGTCGTCGACGCCGACGGACGCCTCCTCGTCTTCGCCTTCATGACGGAGGGCGCCACGGACCCCAAGGCCGCCCAGTCGGGCCTCGACCGCCTCGCCTCCTCGGTCGCCAACTGCGGCTGCAGGTGA
- a CDS encoding inorganic diphosphatase codes for MEFDVLIEIPKGSRNKYEVDHESGRIRLDRRLFTSTAYPTDYGYVEDTLGEDGDPLDALVILDEPTFPGCLIKCRAIGMFRMTDEAGGDDKLLCVPATDPRMEHLRDIQHVSEFDRLEIQHFFEVYKDLEPGKSVEGADWVGRTEAEAEIERSYKRAQDNGGH; via the coding sequence GTGGAGTTCGACGTCCTGATCGAGATCCCGAAGGGATCGCGGAACAAGTACGAGGTCGACCACGAGTCCGGTCGTATCCGCCTCGACCGTCGTCTGTTCACGTCGACCGCCTACCCGACGGACTACGGCTACGTCGAGGACACCCTCGGCGAGGACGGCGACCCGCTGGACGCCCTGGTCATCCTGGACGAGCCGACGTTCCCGGGCTGCCTCATCAAGTGCCGCGCGATCGGTATGTTCCGGATGACGGACGAGGCCGGCGGCGACGACAAGCTGCTGTGCGTCCCGGCGACGGACCCGCGGATGGAGCACCTGCGCGACATCCAGCACGTCTCGGAGTTCGACCGCCTGGAGATCCAGCACTTCTTCGAGGTCTACAAGGACCTGGAGCCCGGCAAGTCCGTCGAGGGCGCCGACTGGGTCGGCCGTACCGAGGCCGAGGCCGAGATCGAGCGTTCCTACAAGCGTGCGCAGGACAACGGCGGCCACTGA
- a CDS encoding threonine/serine ThrE exporter family protein: MTERESEAPEDRKPQSDEARSAFTQPIGIITPPPVVEEESSTTSEFAVPNGLNVQAPEPVDTEGSAFTPPRTYSAREAPPAFTPPHGIPMVRLTKEAPWQDRMRTMLRMPVAERPAPELVQKHDEDSGPAVPRVLDLTLRIGELLLAGGEGAEDVEAAMFAVCRSYGLDRCEPTVTFTLLSISFQPSLVDDPVTASRTVRRRGTDYTRLAAVYRLVDDISDEETEVSLEEAYRRLAEIRRNRHPYPGWALTGASGLLAGSASILVGGDLLVFIAAAIGAMLGDRLAWLCAGRGFPEFYQFTVAAMPPAAIGILLTLAHGYVDVQSSAVITGGLFALLPGRALVAGVQDGLTGFYITAAARLLEVMYFFVGIVIGVLLMLYVGVQLDASLNPEAALQAGDRPVWQIVASMSLSLAFAVLLQQERATVIAVTLNGGVAGAIFGALHYQGGISPVAATAAAAGLVGLFGQLFSRYQFASALPYVTAAIGPLLPGSATYFGLLAIAHSDVNNGLLSLSKAAALALAIAIGVNLGGEISRLFLQGPGAAGRRAAKRTRGF; encoded by the coding sequence GTGACGGAGCGGGAGTCCGAGGCCCCCGAGGACCGCAAGCCGCAGTCCGACGAGGCACGCAGCGCGTTCACGCAGCCGATCGGGATCATCACGCCGCCCCCGGTGGTCGAAGAGGAGTCTTCGACCACTTCGGAGTTCGCGGTGCCCAATGGGCTGAACGTGCAGGCGCCGGAGCCGGTGGACACGGAGGGATCGGCGTTCACGCCGCCGCGGACGTACAGCGCCCGCGAAGCGCCGCCCGCGTTCACTCCGCCGCACGGCATTCCCATGGTCAGGCTGACCAAGGAGGCGCCCTGGCAGGACCGGATGCGCACCATGCTGCGGATGCCGGTCGCCGAGCGGCCCGCCCCCGAGCTGGTGCAGAAGCACGACGAGGACTCCGGGCCCGCCGTGCCGCGCGTGCTCGACCTGACGCTGCGTATCGGGGAGCTGCTGCTCGCCGGTGGTGAGGGCGCCGAGGACGTGGAGGCGGCGATGTTCGCCGTGTGCCGGTCCTACGGGCTCGACCGCTGCGAGCCGACAGTAACGTTCACTCTCCTCTCGATCAGCTTCCAGCCGTCCCTGGTGGACGACCCCGTGACGGCCTCGCGCACCGTGCGCCGACGCGGCACCGACTACACGCGCCTCGCGGCCGTGTACCGGCTCGTCGACGACATCAGCGACGAGGAGACCGAGGTCTCCCTGGAGGAGGCCTACCGGCGCCTGGCCGAGATCCGCCGTAACCGGCACCCCTACCCGGGCTGGGCGCTGACCGGGGCGAGCGGGCTGCTCGCCGGGTCCGCCTCGATCCTGGTCGGCGGTGACCTGCTGGTGTTCATCGCCGCCGCGATCGGCGCGATGCTCGGCGACCGGCTCGCGTGGCTCTGCGCGGGGCGCGGGTTCCCGGAGTTCTACCAGTTCACGGTGGCCGCGATGCCGCCCGCCGCGATCGGCATCCTGCTGACCCTGGCGCACGGCTACGTGGACGTGCAGTCGTCCGCGGTGATCACCGGTGGACTGTTCGCACTGCTGCCCGGGCGTGCGCTCGTGGCCGGTGTGCAGGACGGTCTGACCGGCTTCTACATCACGGCGGCCGCCCGCCTCCTGGAAGTCATGTACTTCTTCGTGGGCATCGTCATCGGTGTCCTGTTGATGCTCTACGTAGGCGTGCAGCTGGACGCCTCGCTCAACCCGGAGGCGGCGTTGCAGGCCGGCGACCGGCCCGTCTGGCAGATCGTCGCCTCGATGTCGCTGTCGCTGGCGTTCGCCGTCCTGTTGCAGCAGGAGCGGGCGACCGTGATCGCCGTGACGCTCAACGGCGGGGTCGCGGGCGCGATCTTCGGGGCGCTGCACTACCAGGGCGGGATCTCGCCGGTGGCCGCGACGGCCGCGGCGGCGGGGCTCGTGGGCCTGTTCGGGCAGCTCTTCTCGCGGTACCAGTTCGCGTCGGCGCTGCCGTACGTCACGGCCGCGATCGGCCCGTTGCTGCCCGGTTCGGCGACGTACTTCGGTCTGCTGGCGATCGCGCACAGCGATGTGAACAACGGTCTGCTGTCGCTGTCCAAGGCGGCGGCGCTCGCCCTCGCCATCGCCATCGGCGTGAACCTCGGTGGCGAGATCTCCCGCCTGTTCCTGCAGGGGCCGGGCGCCGCGGGACGGCGCGCGGCCAAGCGCACGAGGGGCTTCTAG
- a CDS encoding MerR family transcriptional regulator: MSHSVGQVARFAGITVRTLHHYDEIGLLAPSERSAAGHRRYGDADLDRLQQILFYRELGFPLDEIQALLDDPESDPRAHLRRQHDLLTARIEKLQKMAAAVEHAMEAQKMGIQLTPEERFEVFGDKDPEEYSEETEQRWGGTAAYAESQRRAATYSKEDWLRMKAENDDWLARYAALVAAGEPADGERAMDLAEEHRDQISRWFYDCPHEMHACLGAMYVADERFKAYYDAVGEGVADHLSVAIHANSLRNG; this comes from the coding sequence ATGAGCCACTCCGTGGGTCAGGTCGCCCGCTTCGCCGGAATCACGGTGCGCACCCTGCACCACTACGACGAGATCGGCCTGCTCGCCCCGAGCGAGCGCAGCGCGGCGGGACACCGCCGGTACGGCGATGCCGACCTCGACCGGCTCCAGCAGATCCTCTTCTACCGGGAGCTCGGCTTCCCGCTCGACGAGATCCAGGCCCTGCTGGACGACCCGGAATCCGACCCGCGCGCACACCTGCGGCGCCAGCACGACCTGCTGACCGCCCGCATCGAGAAGCTCCAGAAGATGGCAGCGGCCGTCGAACATGCCATGGAGGCACAGAAGATGGGCATCCAGCTCACACCGGAAGAGCGCTTCGAGGTCTTCGGGGACAAGGACCCCGAGGAGTACTCCGAGGAGACCGAGCAGCGCTGGGGCGGCACGGCGGCGTACGCCGAGTCGCAGCGGCGGGCCGCGACGTACTCCAAGGAGGACTGGCTGCGCATGAAGGCCGAGAACGACGACTGGCTCGCGCGCTACGCGGCCCTCGTCGCGGCCGGCGAACCGGCGGACGGCGAGCGCGCCATGGATCTGGCCGAGGAGCACCGCGACCAGATCTCGCGCTGGTTCTACGACTGCCCGCACGAGATGCACGCCTGTCTCGGCGCCATGTACGTGGCCGACGAGCGCTTCAAGGCGTACTACGACGCCGTCGGTGAGGGCGTCGCCGACCACCTGAGCGTCGCGATCCACGCGAACTCGCTGCGGAACGGCTGA
- a CDS encoding ion channel protein: MSTHTEIEPPPPPAVSARALLPFVLPALVVGVGCSVLFLALDWIAEKLADLVWEKLPDALGIGGYSSLWIIVMLTVTGVLVGLVVWKVPGHAGPDPATMGLGGEAPLPPYVLPGLALAAALMLAGGPSLGPENPIIAVNVGLAFWLGKKLVPNSQATMWVSLATAGTIGALFGTPIAAALLVSETLAGKAMPMKGSLWDNMFGPLLAAAAGSMTTSLIASPSFDLGLPPLSDPDWGDLLSSIVVACAAAVFAMTAVYAFPYVHRAFGRLGHPMLMLPLGGLVLGLLGALGGELTLFKGLAEVKEIAASPDGRSAGEFALMTVVKLAALLIAATCGFRGGRIFPAVFVGAAFGLFAHALVPGVDPSVGIAAGVLGVLLAVTRSGWVSLFTAAVLVASPAIIALMCIASLPAWLLVTGRPQMQLSEDGSAIR, translated from the coding sequence GTGAGCACGCATACCGAGATCGAACCGCCGCCCCCGCCCGCCGTGTCCGCTCGCGCCCTGCTGCCGTTCGTCCTGCCCGCGCTGGTGGTGGGCGTCGGCTGCAGCGTGCTGTTCCTCGCGCTCGACTGGATCGCGGAAAAACTGGCCGATCTGGTGTGGGAGAAACTGCCCGACGCGCTCGGCATCGGCGGCTACTCCTCCCTGTGGATCATCGTGATGCTCACCGTCACGGGCGTCCTCGTGGGGCTCGTGGTCTGGAAGGTGCCGGGTCACGCGGGCCCCGACCCGGCGACGATGGGCCTCGGCGGCGAGGCACCGCTGCCGCCGTACGTGCTGCCGGGGCTCGCGCTCGCCGCGGCGCTGATGCTGGCCGGCGGGCCGAGCCTGGGCCCGGAGAACCCGATCATCGCGGTGAACGTGGGGCTCGCGTTCTGGCTCGGCAAGAAGCTGGTGCCGAACTCGCAGGCCACGATGTGGGTGAGCCTCGCGACGGCGGGGACCATCGGCGCCCTGTTCGGTACGCCGATCGCGGCCGCGCTGCTCGTCTCGGAGACGCTGGCCGGGAAGGCGATGCCGATGAAGGGCTCGCTGTGGGACAACATGTTCGGGCCGCTGCTCGCGGCGGCCGCGGGCTCCATGACCACCTCCCTGATCGCCTCGCCCTCCTTCGACCTGGGCCTGCCGCCCCTGAGCGATCCCGACTGGGGCGACCTCCTGTCCTCGATCGTCGTCGCGTGCGCGGCCGCGGTGTTCGCGATGACCGCCGTCTACGCCTTCCCCTACGTGCACCGCGCCTTCGGCCGCCTCGGCCACCCGATGCTGATGCTTCCGCTGGGCGGGCTCGTGCTCGGCCTGCTCGGGGCGCTCGGCGGCGAACTGACGCTGTTCAAGGGGCTCGCGGAGGTCAAGGAGATCGCCGCGTCGCCGGACGGCCGGTCGGCCGGGGAGTTCGCCCTGATGACCGTGGTGAAGCTGGCGGCGCTGCTCATCGCCGCCACGTGCGGGTTCCGGGGCGGACGGATCTTCCCCGCCGTCTTCGTGGGCGCGGCCTTCGGCCTGTTCGCGCACGCCCTCGTGCCGGGCGTGGACCCGTCGGTCGGTATCGCGGCCGGTGTGCTCGGGGTGCTGCTCGCGGTCACCCGGTCGGGCTGGGTCAGCCTGTTCACGGCGGCCGTCCTGGTCGCGTCCCCCGCGATCATCGCCCTCATGTGCATCGCATCTTTGCCCGCTTGGCTACTGGTGACGGGACGCCCCCAGATGCAACTGTCGGAGGACGGGTCGGCGATCCGCTGA